From the genome of ANME-2 cluster archaeon:
TTTTCTCTACTTCCTCGAATTTGGTCGCATACCCTTCAGGTTCTATCCTGAACTCGGGATATCCGCTGTGAGGCACTTCGAACACCTTCAGCCTGTTGGCCTCGGCAGCCAGGTACGAGGTATAGTGGGCCAGCGAGTCCACAACAACAGAATCACCGGGCTCGCATGCCATGTGCATGGCTGCCCATTTGGCGTGCCTGCACCCGGCTGTGAATCTAACATCGTCCATGTTCAGGAATTCAGCAATATCATGAACCAGGTTGCGCACCGGGGGTTTCTGGACCAGGTCAACCCTGGACTCAAAACAGTAATCACATACCGAATATCCGTCCCCGAACTCCAGCAGTGCTTTGCGGGCCTCTGGCGTCAGGACCCCTCCCCGCTGGATGGGATGTACATTGATGAATACGCCTTCTACATTTCTTTCCAGGTTCTTGTATAAATTGAGGTCCAATGTCACACCTTCTATGCTGCGGTAATTGTGTCCAGGAGGTATTTTATATCATCCCTGTCAATGCGCCCTACCAGCATCAGTTCACCGTCAAGGGCAATGGCAGGTACAGATGATATACCAAGATGCTTCGCTCTCTCAAGACCTTCACCCTGCAAAGCGTTTACCTCTTTAAAGGTAATGCCTTTGGGCAATAACTCAATAAGCATGGTCCTGACACTGTGGCAATCAGCGCACGTGTCCGAATAGTACAGTTCAACTAAACTCATATCTTCCCTGATGTATGTATATCAATAATATGTGTGTATTATGACAATTCTTGCCGCACCAACATATATTAAGATTGTTCCACTATAACTATACCATATGGATGAAACGACGGTCAAACGTACAAAATCTGCAATTAATGGGCTGCTGGACGTGGAGCAGTTCTGGATCGACTCAGCGCCTGAGTATGATTTATCCCAGGAGGATATTGATAAATTGCTCAAGAAACTGGCTAAAGTGCAGGATACTGTTGATAAGATCAGCAAGAGCGTCGAGAAAAAGGTCAGGACTGCGGATTAAGGGAGTAATAGATTCTTTTTTTTGGGGGTAGATATGGCCGAGTGCGATGTTCATACACTGCTGCGGCTGCCCACTGGCGTATTCTATGCCCAGGGTGTGAAGGCTAACGTGCTGTTCTTTGACCGCAAACAGGCAAGTGAGAAGTTATGGATCTATGATCTGAGGACTAACCAGCATTTTACGCTGAAGACAAATCCGCTCGCCTTCGATAGTCTGAAGGATTTTATTGAATGCTATCATCCGGATAACAGGCGTGACAGAAAGAAAACTGCACAGTTCAGGGTATTTGATTATGCCGAACTCATGCAGCGGGACAAGGCAAGTCTTGACATCTTCTGGCTCAAAAATGAAAGTCTTGAAGATTCTGAGAACCTGCCTGACCCGGATGTGCTGGCCAGGGACATTGCCGAGAATCTGGGGTCTGCTCTTGAGCAGTTCAGTACGATTTACCAAGAACTGGAAGAGGAATAAGACAAGAAATTATATTCTTCAAAACCCACACTTCCCCCCCGAATTCTCCTTCGGCAGCTTCACCCGGATCGTGAACCGGTACAACACCCTGCCTCCCTGCACCCGCAAATACTTCGAACTCTCCTTCCTGCTGCCCCCCAGCACTTTCATTATCCTGGTAGCCGCATGCCTGGCACTTGCCACGTTGGCAATATAGACATCTATCCCCCGCTTGACCTCCAGGTACTCGTAGTCCACGCCGCTGCAATATTTATCGACAATATTATAAACCGACCTGGTCTCATCTCCGGTCATCTGCCGGTCTGCCCGTACCTGGAGAATTGCATCGTGTCCCATGAATTCTTCACCCGGTCTAAGATCCTGAATAGTTCCCTTCACACTCATACATATCTCTTTACATAAAGCCTCCCTAACTGGAATGAAACGAAATTGTTATATAGAACTGCAAACAATTAAGACGCTTCACTGACAGAAACAATTTTTAAATCTGTAACGGGGTAACGACATGAAAATAGTACCATTAGGTAAGAGAGTTTTAATCAAACCGGTCAAAGAAGACGAAAAGACTGCGGGCGGAATATACATACCTGAATCTGCCAAGGAAAAGAAAAAACGGGGTATCGTGGTAGAAACAAGCGCATCCATGGACGCCAAAGAATGCCCCATCAAAAAGGGAGATACCATTCTCTATTCTGGTTACAGTTTTGAAGAGATGGAGATCAACGGGGAACAGTACATCGTCCTTGACCAGAAGAATATAATCGCAAAGATAGAGTAGGTGAAAACAATGGCAAAACAACTAACTTTTGATGATGAAGCAAGGCACGCACTCATGCGAGGCGTGGACCATCTTGCCAACACGGTAAAAATAACACTGGGACCAAAAGGCAGAAACGTCGTGCTTTCAAAAAGCTACGGCAGCCCGGTGATAACCAATGACGGTGTCACCATTGCCAAAGAGATCGACCTTGAGGACCCATTGGAGAATATGGGCGCCCAGCTGGCAAAGGAAGTCGCCACCAAGACCCAGGACGTAGCCGGTGACGGAACCACCACAGCCACACTGCTGGCCCAGGCTATCCTGCACAAAGGCATGAAGAACATCACCGTGGGAGCCAATCCCATCGAGATCAGGCGTGGTATCGATAAAGCCACGGAAAAAGTGGTAGAATTCATCAAATCCATAAGCGAAGACGTCAAAGGGAAAGAAAAGATCACCCAGGTAGCCACTATTTCAGCGAACAATGACGAGGTCATTGGCAACCTCATTTCAGATGCCATGGAAAAAGTAGGCGCCAACGGTGTCATTACCGTTGAAGAAGCAAAGTCCATGGAAACCTCCCTGGAAGTAGTGGAAGGAATGCAATTCGATAAGGGTTACATCTCCTCCTACATGTCCACCGATACCGAACGGATGGAAGCGGTCCTCGAAGACCCGAAGATACTCATCTTCGATAAGAAGATCAGCTCAATGAAAGAATTCCTGCCTGTGCTCGAAGCAGTGGTCAAGGAAAACAAACCCCTGTTCATCATAGCCGAAGACCTTGAAGGCGAAGCACTCGCAACTACCGTTTTGAACATCATTCGCGGTACTCTGAGGGTATGTGCGGTCAAAGCACCTGGCTTTGGCGATGAACGCAAGGAGATGCTGGAAGATCTGGCAGCACTCACCGGTGCAAATGTCATCAGTGAAGAAAAAGGCATGAAACTTGAGAACGCCAAGCTTTCAGACCTGGGCAGTGCCCGCAAGATCAGGGTGAACAAAGAAAAGACCATCATCATTGAAGGACAGGGTAAAAAAGAAGATATCGCCAGGAGAGTCGCTGTTCTCGAAGGACGCATCAAACTGGAAGATTCAGAATACAAGTTGAAAGAACTCAAGAAGCGCCTGGGCAAACTGTCAGGTGGAGTGGCAGTGATCAACGTGGGTGCAGCTACCGAGACAGAACTTAAGGAAAAGAAGATGCGCCTGGACGATGCATTGAACGCCACCAAGGCAGCCATTGAGGAAGGCGTTGTACCCGGCGGCGGTATCGCCCTGCTCAGGGCAGCAGCCGAACTGGAAAAACTGACCCTGGAAGGCGACCAGATGATCGGTGTTAACATTGTCAGGATGGCACTGGAAGAACCTCTCAAACAGATCGCCGCAAATGCCGGTAATGAAGGTTCGGTCATCGTAGAGAAGTTGAAAGGCGAATCCAATCCCAATATGGGTTTTGATGCAAAGACCGACACATTCAAGGATATGGTCGAAGCCGGTATCATCGACCCCGCAAAAGTGGTACGAAGCGCGCTGCAAAATGCTGCCAGCATAGCAGGCCTGATGCTGACCACCGAAGCACTGGTCACCGATATTCCGGAAAAGACACCATCAATGCCCGGAATGCCGGGACCTGAGAGTTACATGGGAATGTAACTCTTCTTTTTCTTTTTTTCGGTTCTCTTTTTTATCATTTCAGGATTCAACTATTGTAGCCGTTATCCCACAACAGTAAGACCTGATACCTTCACTGTCGGTGTGATAATAGTACCCAGGCGCCTTACATCATGTCCTGCGCCGGTGATATTATGCAGCAACTGGAACATATTGCCAGATACCATCATGGACTTAATGGGGCTCGTTATTTCGCCATCCTCGACCACAAATGAATTGCGCGCCTCCACACTGAAATCACCGGATATGGGATTGGCCGTATGGGCACCTATCACCGAACCCACCAGCACACCGCGGCGCATGTCGCTTACCACATCACTGGCAGGATACTGTATCATCAGGTTGCGCACATCGATCGTCGTGGTCTGGGCATAGTTATTCCTCACCGCGCTGCCTGTCGAGTCAACACCGTCCTTGCCTGCAGTATAGGTATCGTACAGGTAGGTACCCAGTACCCCGTTCTCAATGATGCGGTTGGTCCTGGACGGAGTACCCTCATCGTCAGACCGTGAAGAACCAATACCCCCTTCCAGCAAACCGTCATCAATGATATTCAACCCTTCAGCGCCTATCCTGCTGCCCAGTTTACCTGCCAGTGCTGAACGCCCTTTCTGGACATTCTCGGCACTCAATGACGCCAGCAATGTACTCTCAAGGAGGTCTGCAATGGCAGCAGGTCTTAGCAAAATATCGATCTCTCCACTATCCACTTTCACACCACCCACTGATGCCACTGCCTGCCTGGCAGCCTCCCTGCCAATAGTATAAAAATCAATGTCAAGATTCCGGGAAATATCAAACTCGTATGCAGTGGACACTTCACTGTCCTCTCCGGCCCGGCAATCCAGCATTCCGTCTATCCTGCTGGTATGCTCCACCATCTCAACGCCATTGGAGTTCAATATCACATAACTGGAACCTGAACATGAGAACCTGCCCCCTGTGGGTATTGCATCATTGACCGATGCGGCCCCGTCCACCATCCTCAAAGCCAGGTCAATGCAGGTATCGATATCCATGCCTGCAATTCTCGGATCATGAATGCCGTCAACGGTTGCATAGTCCGATACCCCGGGCAGTCCCTTCCAGTCAGGGTCGCTCTCACGCACCCGTGCCGAGCTTACTGCCGCCCGGACAGCTTCATCGAGCATGAGTGGGTCATTTGTGGAGGAAAATCCTACTGCTCCATTCACCACCGCCTTGATGCCCAGACCACGGATATATCCTTCCCTTGCCAGGTCAACCTTATCCATCTGGATATCAATGTGAACGCCCCTGCCCGTGAGCCCGAACACCTCTACCTCATCAGCCCCTGCCTGTTGTGCAATACGCAATGCTTTCTCTGCCAGGTCAAATATAACATTCATGTCGTTGCTCATCCGCTACCACCCACTAATGCCTCTGACACCAGGATATGTGGCGACCCGTCACAAACAGGCACTGCCTGTCCGCCTTTACCGCACCTGCCCGAATTCATCTTCATATCACCCGCTACCAGCTGCACATTTTGCAGTATGCCCAGGATTTGCCCGGACAGGGAGACATCACGCAGTGGTGTGGTCAGCTCACCGTTCTCAACCATGTACCCGCGCTCGGCATTGAACTGGAACACGCCCTCGCCCGGGTTCACCTGGCCTCCCCTGCTCCCCATCAAATATATGCCATCCTTCATCTCAGCCAGCATCTCATCAAAACCAGAATCCCCGTTCCCGATATACGTATTGCTCATCCTGATAATGGGACGTGACAATCCCTGTGACCGCGCATGCCCGGGCTGGCCTGTACCTGGCAGGATGGCAGCTGTTTCCCTTGAATGTAAATACGATTTGAGCACGCCGTTATCGATCACCGTGGTAGCTATTGATTCAACTCCTTCGTCATCCATAGGATAATATCCATATCCATGCATTGAGGGGTCGTCTATCACAGATATGCAGGGCGCAGCTATCGTGCTGCCCACTTTGTTGGCAAGGATGGAATTGCCCTCGACCACGTGGTCAGCCTCCACAGCATGACCTACAGCCTCATGAATGAACACACCGGCCAGTTCCTGGTCCAGTATCACCGGCATCCTGCCCCCTCTGGGTACTTTTGCAGATAACAGTTCCACAGCCGTATTACCGGCCTCCTCTGCCAGTTCCAGGGCATCGTACCTGTCGAACAGTTCATATCCGCACACATCGAACTTGCTTCTCCTGCCCATCTGGAACATCCCGTTCCGGGATGCTACAGCAGTAACCGCAAATCCTGTCCTGGCCAGGCTGTATTCGGCTTCGACGCCCTCGGAGTTCTGGTATTCCACTACGAGCTCGCTCTCAGAATAAAGCACACTGGCACTGGTCACATCAGCTACCTTTGCCCT
Proteins encoded in this window:
- a CDS encoding thioredoxin family protein — translated: MSLVELYYSDTCADCHSVRTMLIELLPKGITFKEVNALQGEGLERAKHLGISSVPAIALDGELMLVGRIDRDDIKYLLDTITAA
- a CDS encoding DUF2100 domain-containing protein translates to MDETTVKRTKSAINGLLDVEQFWIDSAPEYDLSQEDIDKLLKKLAKVQDTVDKISKSVEKKVRTAD
- a CDS encoding SAM-dependent methyltransferase, whose product is MAECDVHTLLRLPTGVFYAQGVKANVLFFDRKQASEKLWIYDLRTNQHFTLKTNPLAFDSLKDFIECYHPDNRRDRKKTAQFRVFDYAELMQRDKASLDIFWLKNESLEDSENLPDPDVLARDIAENLGSALEQFSTIYQELEEE
- a CDS encoding 60S ribosomal export protein NMD3; its protein translation is MSVKGTIQDLRPGEEFMGHDAILQVRADRQMTGDETRSVYNIVDKYCSGVDYEYLEVKRGIDVYIANVASARHAATRIMKVLGGSRKESSKYLRVQGGRVLYRFTIRVKLPKENSGGKCGF
- a CDS encoding co-chaperone GroES, with protein sequence MKIVPLGKRVLIKPVKEDEKTAGGIYIPESAKEKKKRGIVVETSASMDAKECPIKKGDTILYSGYSFEEMEINGEQYIVLDQKNIIAKIE
- the groL gene encoding chaperonin GroEL (60 kDa chaperone family; promotes refolding of misfolded polypeptides especially under stressful conditions; forms two stacked rings of heptamers to form a barrel-shaped 14mer; ends can be capped by GroES; misfolded proteins enter the barrel where they are refolded when GroES binds) codes for the protein MAKQLTFDDEARHALMRGVDHLANTVKITLGPKGRNVVLSKSYGSPVITNDGVTIAKEIDLEDPLENMGAQLAKEVATKTQDVAGDGTTTATLLAQAILHKGMKNITVGANPIEIRRGIDKATEKVVEFIKSISEDVKGKEKITQVATISANNDEVIGNLISDAMEKVGANGVITVEEAKSMETSLEVVEGMQFDKGYISSYMSTDTERMEAVLEDPKILIFDKKISSMKEFLPVLEAVVKENKPLFIIAEDLEGEALATTVLNIIRGTLRVCAVKAPGFGDERKEMLEDLAALTGANVISEEKGMKLENAKLSDLGSARKIRVNKEKTIIIEGQGKKEDIARRVAVLEGRIKLEDSEYKLKELKKRLGKLSGGVAVINVGAATETELKEKKMRLDDALNATKAAIEEGVVPGGGIALLRAAAELEKLTLEGDQMIGVNIVRMALEEPLKQIAANAGNEGSVIVEKLKGESNPNMGFDAKTDTFKDMVEAGIIDPAKVVRSALQNAASIAGLMLTTEALVTDIPEKTPSMPGMPGPESYMGM
- a CDS encoding TldD/PmbA family protein, whose translation is MSNDMNVIFDLAEKALRIAQQAGADEVEVFGLTGRGVHIDIQMDKVDLAREGYIRGLGIKAVVNGAVGFSSTNDPLMLDEAVRAAVSSARVRESDPDWKGLPGVSDYATVDGIHDPRIAGMDIDTCIDLALRMVDGAASVNDAIPTGGRFSCSGSSYVILNSNGVEMVEHTSRIDGMLDCRAGEDSEVSTAYEFDISRNLDIDFYTIGREAARQAVASVGGVKVDSGEIDILLRPAAIADLLESTLLASLSAENVQKGRSALAGKLGSRIGAEGLNIIDDGLLEGGIGSSRSDDEGTPSRTNRIIENGVLGTYLYDTYTAGKDGVDSTGSAVRNNYAQTTTIDVRNLMIQYPASDVVSDMRRGVLVGSVIGAHTANPISGDFSVEARNSFVVEDGEITSPIKSMMVSGNMFQLLHNITGAGHDVRRLGTIITPTVKVSGLTVVG
- a CDS encoding TldD/PmbA family protein; amino-acid sequence: MHLAALQADFHDIRVLRSTGRSLFIDNGQIEQISNNFTHGISCRAMVKGSWGFVSSDDSRDSMHSLERAVKLASQTHAKSPRKSKGLAEVQQPRLHDIPVARKKPGDVPIEEKVEMLLEMHHRAKVADVTSASVLYSESELVVEYQNSEGVEAEYSLARTGFAVTAVASRNGMFQMGRRSKFDVCGYELFDRYDALELAEEAGNTAVELLSAKVPRGGRMPVILDQELAGVFIHEAVGHAVEADHVVEGNSILANKVGSTIAAPCISVIDDPSMHGYGYYPMDDEGVESIATTVIDNGVLKSYLHSRETAAILPGTGQPGHARSQGLSRPIIRMSNTYIGNGDSGFDEMLAEMKDGIYLMGSRGGQVNPGEGVFQFNAERGYMVENGELTTPLRDVSLSGQILGILQNVQLVAGDMKMNSGRCGKGGQAVPVCDGSPHILVSEALVGGSG